Proteins encoded in a region of the Zea mays cultivar B73 chromosome 2, Zm-B73-REFERENCE-NAM-5.0, whole genome shotgun sequence genome:
- the LOC100216672 gene encoding uncharacterized protein LOC100216672, with amino-acid sequence MSGASARGRLSPASSGGGDSEPRSTGGRTRSVSAARGRKPSPRPGRDVAAAAGATEEKKPAAVLTLQPSLSAPAGMRRQELLLRSGLSLDASCSSDASTDSFCSRASTGRIGRPAFGARKKKALSQTDYKALSMLERDGGLISQTDAAGVKRRCAWVTANTDPCYAAFHDEEWGVPVHDDKKLFELLVLSGALAELTWPAILNKRDIFREVFMDFDPVLVSKLSEKKIIAPGSPSCSLLSEQKLRGVIENARQILKIIEEFGSFDKYCWSFVNHKPILSRFRYSRQVPVKTSKADAISKDLVRRGFRSVGPTVVYTFMQVSGMTNDHLISCYRFAECAASSAGAAKLSDGSLANSSDSSHGTAEQKMNGTNGLDSGLELSRTIDELSIS; translated from the exons ATGTCCGGGGCTAGCGCGAGGGGGCGGCTGTCGCCGGCGTCCAGCGGCGGCGGAGACTCTGAACCGCGGTCCACGGGGGGCAGGACGCGCTCGGTGTCCGCTGCTCGCGGCAGGAAGCCCTCACCGAGGCCCGGGAGGGATGTGGCCGCGGCAGCGggcgcgacagaggagaagaaacccGCAGCCGTGCTCACATTGCAGCCCTCGCTCAGCGCGCCCGCAGGGATgcgtcggcaggagctgctgctGCGCTCGGGGCTGTCTCTTGACGCGTCCTGCTCCTCGGACGCGTCCACGGACTCGTTCTGCAGCCGGGCATCCACGGGCCGGATTGGGAGGCCGGCGTTTGGGGCTAGGAAGAAGAAGGCTCTCTCTCAGACTGATTACAAGGCCCTTTCCATGCTGGAAAGGGACGGTGGATTGATTTCCCAGACTGATGCTGCTGGTGTGAAGAGGAGGTGTGCGTGGGTGACAGCAAATACCG ATCCCTGTTATGCTGCATTTCATGATGAAGAGTGGGGAGTTCCTGTTCATGACGACAA GAAGTTATTTGAGCTGCTAGTGCTGTCAGGAGCATTAGCTGAACTGACATGGCCAGCAATTCTGAATAAGAGAGACATATTCAG GGAAGTTTTCATGGATTTTGACCCAGTATTGGTTTCAAAGTTAAGTGAGAAGAAGATTATTGCGCCTGGAAGTCCTAGCTGCTCCTTGTTATCTGAACAGAAATTGCGTGGTGTTATTGAAAATGCACGTCAAATACTCAAG ATCATAGAGGAATTTGGATCATTTGATAAATACTGTTGGAGCTTCGTGAACCACAAACCTATATTGAGCCGATTCAGGTACTCCCGTCAAGTGCCTGTCAAAACATCGAAAGCAGATGCCATAAGCAAAGACTTGGTTCGAAGGGGTTTCCGCAGTGTCGGCCCAACAGTCGTATATACCTTCATGCAAGTCTCTGGCATGACTAACGACCACCTTATCTCCTGCTACCGTTTTGCTGAATGCGCGGCCTCCTCTGCTGGCGCTGCTAAACTTTCTGATGGAAGCCTAGCAAATTCAAGTGATAGCAGCCATGGCACGGCAGAGCAGAAGATGAACGGGACGAATGGGCTGGATtcaggtcttgaactctccaggaCTATCGATGAGCTCAGCATTTCATAG
- the LOC100381441 gene encoding Magnesium transporter MRS2-C-like — MDQGHLKDSLLVPSSRAAATNGPHHRRATLAPGTGAGGPCGGAGGVSIDVNGLKRRGGGRRSWVRVDAATGAAEAVEVAKPALMRRLDLPARDLRLLDPLFVYPSAILGRERAVVCNLEHLRCIITADEALVLREPDAAGGAAAEEAVRRYVDELQRRLVDRADDLPFEFIALEVALEAACSFLDSQAIELEAEAYPLLDELTAKISTLNLERVRRLKSKLVALTRRVQKVRDEIEQLMDDDGDMAEMYLTEKKIRMEASMLDDEDLQGIGNSHNGFGSSLSAPVSPVSTTPATRRLEKEFSFARSRHSSFKSSDSSQYNIEELEMLLEAYFVVIDYTLSKLTSLKEYIDDTEDFINIQLDNVRNQLIQFELLLTTATFVVAIFGVVSGVFGMNFEVPLFSVPHAFEWTLAITGVCGAVVFCCFIWYFKKRRFFPL, encoded by the exons ATGGACCAGGGCCACCTCAAGGACAGCCTCCtcgtcccgtcctcccgcgccgCCGCGACGAATGGGCCCCACCACCGCCGCGCCACGCTCGCGCCGGGAACTGGCGCCGGAGGCCCATGTGGCGGAGCCGGCGGCGTGTCCATCGACGTCAACGGCCTGAAGCGGCGTGGCGGCGGGAGGCGCTCGTGGGTGCGCGTGGACGCGGCGACGGGCGCCGCGGAGGCCGTCGAGGTCGCCAAGCCGGCGTTGATGCGGCGGCTGGACCTGCCCGCGCGGGACCTCCGCCTCCTCGACCCCCTCTTCGTCTACCCGTCCGCCATCCTCGGCCGCGAGCGCGCCGTCGTCTGCAACCTCGAGCACCTGCGGTGCATCATCACCGCCGATGAGGCGCTCGTTCTGCGCGAACCCGACGCCGCTGGGGGCGCCGCAGCGGAGGAGGCCGTGAGGAGGTACGTCGACGAGCTGCAGCGACGCCTCGTCGACCGCGCCGACGACCTGCCTTTCGAGTTCATCGCGCTGGAGGTCGCGCTGGAGGCCGCTTGCTCCTTCCTAGACTCGCAG GCTATTGAATTAGAGGCTGAAGCTTACCCATTACTAGATGAGCTGACAGCAAAAATTAGTACCCTCAACTTGGAACGAGTCCGACGCCTAAAGAGCAAGCTGGTTGCATTGACAAGGAGAGTACAGAAG GTCAGAGATGAGATAGAGCAACTGATGGATGACGATGGTGATATGGCTGAAATGTATCTCACTGAGAAGAAGATAAGAATGGAAGCATCAATGTTAGATGACGAGGACCTTCAGGGAATTGGCAATAGTCATAATGGGTTTGGTTCATCTCTATCGGCTCCAGTTTCACCAGTTTCGACAACCCCTGCAACTCGGAGGCTTGAGAAGGAATTCAGTTTTGCCAGAAGCAGGCACAGCAGCTTCAAGAGCTCAGATAGCAGCCAGTACAATATAGAAGAACTGGAAATGTTGTTGGAGGCCTACTTTGTTGTTATCGATTACACCCTCAGCAAGTTGACTTCG CTAAAGGAGTATATTGATGACACAGAAGATTTCATCAACATACAACTG GATAACGTCCGGAACCAGCTGATCCAATTCGAGCTGCTCCTGACCACCGCCACGTTCGTGGTGGCCATCTTCGGGGTGGTCTCGGGGGTTTTCGGCATGAACTTCGAGGTCCCTCTGTTCTCGGTTCCGCACGCGTTCGAGTGGACCCTCGCCATAACTGGGGTCTGCGGCGCCGTCGTGTTCTGCTGCTTCATCTGGTACTTCAAGAAGAGGAGGTTTTTCCCCTTGTAG